CATCAAGCCACGGGTGACCGGTCGCTGACCGGGCATGAGTAAGGGCGGGAACGGCGCCCGCCCTTCAGGTATCGATGCGGAACGGAACCCTTACCCCCCTGTCCCGATCCGTCCCGGCTCGTGTCGTTTTCCTCTCGAGGCTACTTGCGCTTGATCTCGTTGATGCACTTCTGGCAGATGCGGCTGCCCTTGACCGTCTTTATCTTGTCGGGGTTGTTGCATATGATGCACCCCGGCTGATACTTCATCAGCACGATCTTCTCGCCGTCGACGAATATCTCTATGGGGTCGCGCTCCTTGATGTCCAGAGTGCGGCGCAGCTCCATGGGGATGACTATCCGTCCGAGCTCGTCGATTTTCCTTACGATTCCGGTCGCTTTCATGTGTAGCCCACCCTTTCTGGTTTGTCGGCCCGGTCTTATCTGTCCCGAAGCCTCTCGTTCTCCTTGACAATGCAGGGATATTCCAGGGATATAATTATATGTACATCGCGCGAAGGGTGTCAATAATATTCCTGTAATATTTTTACATGGAAAGGAAAAAATGGACAAAGCCTACTACGTGACCACGCCCATATATTACGTCAACGACCTGCCCCATATCGGCACCGCCTACACCACCGTGGTGGCC
The Actinomycetota bacterium genome window above contains:
- a CDS encoding AbrB/MazE/SpoVT family DNA-binding domain-containing protein gives rise to the protein MKATGIVRKIDELGRIVIPMELRRTLDIKERDPIEIFVDGEKIVLMKYQPGCIICNNPDKIKTVKGSRICQKCINEIKRK